In Candidatus Chlorohelix allophototropha, one DNA window encodes the following:
- a CDS encoding copper chaperone PCu(A)C: MRFFKTGSFFMVLLLVLAACGDNTATPVPAATTAAATTAAGATTAAAAGKIQVSGAYINAPKPATTTMAGGMATTAAATTMAMGTPGASAMVSTGMFLTINNSGAEADKLLGGQTSIADAVEVHTFVNSKMVLAETAPVPANGSLTLAPGGLHIMLIGVKQPLTVGQKVSVTLNFEKAGKVIVEAEVRAS; this comes from the coding sequence GGCTTGCGGTGATAATACTGCTACTCCGGTGCCTGCCGCCACTACTGCGGCTGCCACTACTGCCGCTGGCGCAACCACTGCCGCTGCTGCCGGAAAGATTCAGGTTAGCGGCGCGTATATCAACGCTCCCAAACCGGCTACTACCACAATGGCGGGTGGAATGGCTACCACCGCTGCCGCCACCACAATGGCGATGGGTACTCCCGGCGCAAGCGCGATGGTCTCGACCGGGATGTTTTTGACCATCAATAACAGTGGCGCAGAAGCCGACAAGCTATTGGGCGGACAAACCAGCATTGCCGATGCGGTTGAAGTTCACACCTTTGTCAATTCAAAAATGGTGCTTGCCGAAACTGCGCCCGTACCGGCGAACGGTTCGCTGACGCTTGCTCCCGGCGGTCTGCACATCATGTTAATCGGAGTCAAGCAACCACTAACGGTTGGTCAGAAAGTGTCCGTGACACTGAACTTTGAGAAAGCCGGTAAGGTGATAGTCGAGGCTGAGGTTCGCGCCTCCTAA